The following are encoded in a window of Plasmodium vivax chromosome 10, whole genome shotgun sequence genomic DNA:
- a CDS encoding 4-diphosphocytidyl-2c-methyl-D-erythritol kinase (CMK), putative (encoded by transcript PVX_097660A; Apicoplast targeted protein. Curated by Stuart Ralph, Walter and Eliza Hall Institute of Medical Research, Australia.), which translates to MRFGLTVKGVLLLCVRLLHTIVVSKNVCTEQSHFVRKKYHQLRGVCVHFLLSTPRNNVARDKYALRREWSSAKLCNRAKCSKKRQIMQVSFGKGSFQHDESTFQRGNILSNKKMKLIIRQLNRTKWYDFKFFSPAKVNLFLRLKERKETHNELSTLMHAINLGDDIFITALSTEEQKKLTELLFPCRSGDFLTIQKDEEHEGEHKNEEMTPGGKEEDTRYYYNHYPLNDDNIIAKVLRRYREELDTRDNVKFLIHVVKRTPIFSGIGGGSSNGASLFYFLEKYYYRYLKSNQLRNEFLKTIGSDISFFSSSGFAYCTGKGNNVIDLSDAQATISGRRIYIFQISEGLSSRTVYQNVDYGQIVQYNPVSLLKRFIVNGESCNAVKHVEEAERSYLKRFVPLDGTSLMNSFVNDLEHSAFALLKKVKCLKDLLLNRSLFDAVTMSGSGSSLFALTKKNMSLDEEKMQMKNLIKQVREKLRVPLKVYLCSALRKKENLWYRPGQLAERVA; encoded by the coding sequence ATGAGATTTGGTTTAACCGTGAAAGGGGTCCTACTTCTATGTGTGCGTTTGCTTCATACAATTGTAGTCTCAAAAAATGTTTGCACTGAGCAAAGCCATTTTGTGAGAAAAAAGTACCACCAGTTGAggggtgtgtgtgtgcatttcCTTCTTTCCACTCCACGTAACAATGTCGCTAGGGATAAATATGCTTTGAGGAGGGAATGGTCGTCTGCAAAATTGTGTAATCGTGCTAAGTGCAGCAAGAAGAGGCAGATAATGCAGGTCAGTTTCGGCAAAGGCAGTTTCCAACATGATGAGAGTACAttccaaaggggaaacatCCTgagcaataaaaaaatgaagttaaTAATTCGTCAGCTGAACAGGACCAAGTGGTACgacttcaaatttttttccccagcaaaagttaatttatttttaagactaaaggaaagaaaggaaaCCCACAATGAATTATCAACCCTAATGCATGCGATAAATTTAGGcgatgatatttttataactgcTTTGAGTACGGAGGAGCAGAAGAAGTTAACAGAGCTGCTGTTTCCGTGCCGGTCTGGCGATTTCTTAACCATACAGAAGGATGAAGAGCACGAGGGGGagcacaaaaatgaggagatgaccccaggggggaaagaagaagacACGAGATATTATTACAACCATTACCCACTAAATGATGATAACATAATTGCAAAGGTGTTGAGAAGATACAGAGAAGAACTAGACACACGGGACAAtgtcaaatttttaattcatgtGGTGAAGCGCACTCCCATTTTTAGTGGAATAGGTGGAGGGTCATCTAATGgagcttcccttttttatttcttggAAAAGTATTACTACAGATATTTAAAATCAAATCAGTTAAGGaacgaatttttaaaaactataGGAAGCGATATATCCTTTTTTAGCAGCTCCGGTTTTGCCTACTGTACTGGCAAGGGCAATAATGTCATCGATTTGAGTGACGCCCAGGCAACCATCTCGGGGCgcagaatatatatttttcaaatcagCGAGGGACTCTCCTCTAGGACGGTCTATCAAAATGTTGATTATGGCCAGATAGTGCAGTATAACCCTGTGAGTTTGTTGAAACGGTTCATAGTTAACGGGGAGAGTTGCAATGCCGTCAAGCAcgtggaagaagcggagcGAAGTTATTTGAAGCGGTTCGTGCCGCTGGACGGGACATCTCTAATGAATAGCTTTGTAAACGACTTGGAACACTCTGCGTTTGCTTTGCTTAAGAAGGTGAAATGTTTGAAGGACCTTCTACTGAATCGAAGCCTTTTCGATGCCGTAACGATGAGTGGAAGCGGCTCCTCGTTATTTGCACtgacaaaaaagaatatgaGTTTAGACGAGGAGAAGatgcaaatgaaaaatttgattaaGCAAGTTCGGGAAAAGTTGCGTGTACCTTTAAAGGTCTATCTGTGTAGCGCTTTGCGGAAGAAGGAGAACCTGTGGTATAGGCCGGGCCAACTCGCGGAGAGGGTGGCCTAG
- a CDS encoding 50S ribosomal subunit protein L28, putative (encoded by transcript PVX_097655A): MTGPSTARRHHGLDGRKRINKVTMLPHKEIKLPARRCMILGKMDNWNARKISKSGVKTHRKQRVNLLRKRIYFEEEDRFVKLRVSARGLKTIKKYGLGYCCKKFNLDLSKKKYDAGRSPRRKKKKTDEFASAQNDAFNQRAPQVHEDANEILKNLNLDKKNK; the protein is encoded by the exons ATGACTGGACCCTCGACAGCCAGGAGGCACCACGGACTAGATGGCAGGAAGCGAATAAACAAAGTCACCATGCTGCCccataaagaaataaagcTCCCCGCAAGGAG ATGCATGATACTGGGCAAAATGGACAACTGGAATGCGCGTAAAATCTCCAAGTCAGGCGTCAAAACGCACAGAAAGCAGAGGGTAAATTTATTGAGGAAGCGAATTTACTTTGAAGAAGAGGACCGATTTGTTAAGCTAAGAGTCAGTGCAAGAGGATTGAagactataaaaaaatatggccTGGGTTACTgctgtaaaaaatttaacttgGACTTAAGCAAGAAGAAATATGATGCTGGTCGTTCCCccagaagaaagaaaaagaaaactgaCGAATTCGCTTCCGCACAAAATGACGCATTCAATCAGAGAGCACCCCAAGTGCATGAAGATGCGAatgaaattttgaaaaatctcAATTTAGACAAGAAGAATAAGTGA
- a CDS encoding hypothetical protein, conserved (encoded by transcript PVX_097650A), which yields MEDAQNALGMMIYQILNNQVRKTCFEKCFGQKFSEQMGKNEQICLAKCMDRM from the exons ATGGAAGACGCCCAAAACGCCCTGGGGATGATGATATACCAGATACTGAacaat CAAGTGCGAAAAACGTGCTTCGAGAAATGCTTTGGTCAGAAATTTTCCgagcaaatggggaagaatgAGCAGATCTGTTTGGCCAAATGCATGGACCGAATGTGA
- a CDS encoding hypothetical protein, conserved (encoded by transcript PVX_097645A): protein MENAPSINPYSILNVEPDCNIETAKRQFKKLAIIYHPDKLKHHLNREREGNAENGVDTNTTAGITPISEQNKGDKKEDKNTAKKADNSTAKKDNIDFVTLVWAYEQILKDIQHGSKSEKYENALNIKKVDLQYIGEENAYIYFCRCGDFFLFSENLYCEYYVIYACQSCSCSVYLTP from the coding sequence atggaaaatgcgCCAAGCATTAACCCCTACTCCATTTTGAACGTAGAACCAGACTGCAACATAGAAACGGCGAAGAggcaatttaaaaagttggcCATAATTTACCACCCGGATAAGCTGAAGCATCACCTAAATAGGGAACGCGAGGGGAATGCAGAAAATGGGGTCGATACAAACACTACTGCGGGAATTACCCCAATAagcgaacaaaataaaggggaTAAAAAAGAGGACAAAAATACGGCCAAAAAGGCTGACAATAGTACCGCCAAAAAAGACAACATCGACTTCGTCACCCTGGTTTGGGCGTATGAACAAATTCTGAAGGACATCCAACATGGCAGCAAATCCGAAAAGTACGAAAACGCcctgaacataaaaaaggtggACCTGCAATATATTGGCGAGGAAAATGcctacatttatttttgccgtTGTGGGgacttttttctcttctcgGAAAATTTATATTGCGAGTATTACGTTATCTACGCGTGCCAGAGTTGTTCCTGCTCGGTTTATCTAACGCCGTAA
- a CDS encoding hypothetical protein, conserved (encoded by transcript PVX_097640A): MIRFSRQQLGGGVGRRLCMPIYSGSSDSAFKDKYFVLKKINHKYENVLLFGDVNKLRDTAVELIKGISSSGDNRDDAYANLKIRRYISREEKKARELEDDVEGDLGSAADNNHLMCSNAGVVQNAPSKGRNPEMAKKLSFWQIYSMRVKKSLHLLRPHDFSLILQSFHLYNKDTGVYVSSVKHIESQIPEMNGVSFVIILNILSARLKKNNYNDFFKKMMNYLPNVMYELNIRDMNNILSCFHNLELSDTRICDIFYQKILSNLNRVEDTFTLSSVCYIFYKYDFENRHFFECLKRRGLLLLDNFDAGQFYKFVFSLHGKNICLKEIIDKKKNDVFAFLPDYNDEQRLFMGEIFGIK, translated from the exons ATGATCCGGTTCAGTCGGCAGCAACTGGGTGGAGGAGTGGGAAGACGGCTGTGCATGCCAATTTACAGCGGAAGCAGCGACAGCGCTTTTAaggataaatattttgttttaaaaaaaataaatcataaatatgaaaatgttttgctCTTTGGGGATGTTAACAAGTTGAGGGACACAGCAGTGGAGCTTATAAAAGGCATTTCCTCATCAGGTGATAACAGGGACGACGCGTatgcaaatttgaaaataagaAGATATATAAGTCgcgaggagaagaaggcgaGAGAGTTAGAGGATGACGTGGAAGGGGACCTTGGCAGCGCTGCGGATAATAATCACTTAATGTGCAGCAATGCGGGTGTTGTGCAAAATGCCCCTTCCAAGGGTAGGAACCCCGAAATGGCGAAGAAATTGTCCTTTTGGCAGATATACAGCATGCGGGTTAAAAAAAGCCTCCACCTGCTTCGCCCCCACGATTTTTCCCTAATTCTTCAGTCCTTCCATTTGTACAACAAGGACACAG GGGTCTACGTGTCAAGCGTGAAACACATTGAGAGCCAAATTCCAGAGATGAACGGAGTCTCCTTTGTTAtcattttaaacattttaagtgcgaggttgaaaaaaaataactacaacgattttttcaaaaaaatgatgaattaTTTGCCAAATGTTATGTACGAACTGAACATACGAGACATGAACAACATCCTGAGTTGTTTCCACAATTTAGAATTAAGTGACACAAGAATATGTGACATTTTTTAtcagaaaattttatcaaatttgAACAGAGTGGAAGACACATTCACCTTGTCATCTGtgtgttacattttttacaaatacgACTTTGAAAATCGGCATTTTTTTGAGTGCCTCAAGAGAAGGGGGTTACTTTTGCTGGACAATTTTGACGCGGGGCagttttacaaatttgttttttcgctACATGGTAAGAATATTTGTTTGAAAGAAATAATcgataagaagaaaaatgacgTGTTCGCTTTTCTGCCTGACTATAATGATGAGCAGAGATTATTTATGGGTGAAATTTTTGGCATAAAATGA
- a CDS encoding hypothetical protein, conserved (encoded by transcript PVX_097635A) yields the protein MGHKIDIFLYICKTENEAKVKKDVVKRLIPTKRKFTREVVVKYVLHNCKTKNNLVKKKWSISYMLNKTKDRRKRGRKGEQLERKQLGKRQLDEVTLQRGEVTDEQKTENSSQNGSHHLVRRKSCAKNSGAYKKLLNRILRNVRSGQSTTVINTGVDTQKREKNVFFYGHLYRRYLRDSGNALEKEETPSGVTSEKSEEAASEGEIKKDKMQMKKTKNESHKGCRDPCGRAKRRREDHTQSANFEECLKKKKGLILDIYDWIVSTNSEEDMKISISSWTYKNCKIMDMLKKKRCSEDKNRASGRKGGRKTPPFCHRCFIKKSFDNPNFEDPQCCKELPIKRPIQNGEHLTRCLKRIIKRCRKFFGPSKKGITNVCFVFKYKIRVDGRDSCVYLVNFPLCNVQKNKIFHNSNSEKSLLFLFNKKILKWVRSVSDYSSFVFPFNNAKGCQRALKLKKKMVYFVRDGAPKEENDPSEKTGTKEETEPTGVITPFRKHKKKDIIFHMHLFELLIRLIFENTKTYFTFFITELTHDGEFYKNVYYLNLSQIVNVRMKQRGKKNTARGGDTSSELHNLMKQNDQCKHMISERDNTIRMLQNEVREKKNEVSELEDQLSKYKKDHLDKLKIIENLKSKMLKKESTNQKENNANEQMVKNANYVKKLYNENNLLKEKIKKLNESIRKDGASSQSVGRFADSKESGMTNLLANNQVNAQCSLDRKMSK from the exons atgggccacAAAatagacatttttttatacatttgcaAAACGGAAAACGAAGCAAAGGTTAAGAAAGATGTCGTGAAGAGACTCATCCCGACGAAAAGGAAGTTCACAAGGGAGGTAGTGGTCAAGTACGTTTTGCACAACTgtaaaacgaaaaacaatttagtaaaaaaaaaatggagcatAAGTTACATGCTGAATAAGACCAAGGATaggcgcaaaagggggaggaagggggagcagctcGAAAGGAAGCAGCTAGGAAAAAGGCAGCTCGACGAAGTTACTCTTCAACGTGGCGAAGTTACGGACGAACAGAAGACTGAAAATTCATCTCAAAATGGTTCGCATCATCTTGTGCGTCGAAAAAGTTGCGCTAAAAATTCGGGTGCTTACAAAAAACTGCTCAACAGAATACTCCGCAATGTGAGAAGTGGCCAGAGCACGACGGTCATAAATACAG GGGTAGACACgcagaagagggagaaaaatgtcTTCTTCTATGGACACCTGTATAGGAGATACCTAAGGG ACAGCGGAAATGCGttggaaaaagaggaaacgCCCAGCGGTGTTACTAGCGAAAAGAGTGAAGAAGCAGCCtcggagggggaaataaagaaGGACAAGATGCagatgaagaagacgaagaacGAATCGCACAAAGGTTGCCGTGACCCCTGTGGTCGCGCGAAGAGAAGACGGGAGGACCACACTCAAAGCGCCAATTTTGAggaatgtttaaaaaaaaaaaaaggactcaTTTTGGATATATACGATTGGATTGTTAGCACGAATAgtgaagaag ATATGAAAATATCAATTTCGTCTTGGACTTACAAAAACTGTAAAATAATGgatatgctaaaaaaaaaaagatgtagTGAGGATAAGAATCGCGCAAGTGGAAGGAAAGGCGGTAGGAAgaccccccccttttgccacagatgttttataaaaaaatcttttgACAACCCCAATTTTGAGGATCCCCAATGCTGCAAGGAATTGCCCATAAAAAGACCCATACAAAATGGCGAGCATTTGACCAGATGCCTTAAACGTATAATAAAGAGGTGCAGAAAATTTTTTGGCCCATCAAAGAAGGGAATCACTAATGTGtgctttgtttttaaatataaaattagagTAGACGGCCGAGACAGTTGTGTGTACTTAgttaattttcccctttgcaacgttcagaaaaataaaattttccacaACAGTAATAGTGAAAAGTCGCTGCTATTTTTGTTCAATAAGAAGATTTTAAAATGGGTTAGAAGTGTTAGTGATTACTCCAGTTTTGTGTTTCCCTTTAATAACGCGAAGGGGTGCCAGAGGGCCCtcaaattgaagaagaaaatggtTTATTTTGTGA GGGATGGAGCCCCAAAAGAGGAGAACGACCCCTCCGAGAAAACCGGCACGAAGGAAGAAACAGAGCCCACAGGGGTAATAACCCCATTTaggaagcataaaaaaaaggacatcaTCTTCCACATGCATCTTTTCGAATTGCTCATTAGACTTATATTTGAAAACACGAAAACgtattttacctttttcatCACCGAGTTGACGCACGATGGGGAAttctataaaaatgtgtactaCCTAAATTTGAGCCAAATTGTTAACGTGCGGATGAAGCaaagagggaagaagaacacAGCACGAGGGGGAGACACCAGTAGTGAGCTACACAATCTGATGAAACAGAACGACCAGTGCAAACATATGATAAGCGAAAGAGACAACACTATACGGATGTTACAAAATGAGgtaagagagaaaaaaaacgaagtgtCAGAGCTGGAGGATCAACTCTCAAAGTATAAAAAAGACCATCTGGATAAgctaaaaattatagaaaatttgaagagcaaaatgttaaaaaaggagagtaccaaccagaaggaaaataatgcAAATGAGCAGATGGTGAAAAATgctaattatgtaaaaaaattgtataatgaaaataatttattaaaagaaaaaattaaaaaattgaatgaGTCGATTAGGAAAGACGGGGCTTCTTCACAGTCGGTTGGAAGATTTGCTGACAGCAAGGAGAGTGGCATGACCAACCTGCTGGCAAATAACCAGGTTAACGCGCAGTGCTCACTGGATagaaaaatgtcaaaatgA
- a CDS encoding hypothetical protein, conserved (encoded by transcript PVX_097630A) — MKRFFTALSLLLILLVKGSRCSQGSFQDGEYPIFISNILINHVSFKFHRDLYHYELEASEHLTEITLSPLLNIWENYIYEKASPEDELFFNENTLEYLDNEQSISVEELYLKKYHIYVNKKKVHLTDLPYRIHFSEAGEKELAIWYESHKTYKIKIKNNNEHSNFYLNDVTLSSHPSFASLSLDREFKSYIYFYNTNVAHNVEGLNIQASCRNSQMYINNNLIKKGTFFFPLNQNGYSNVLVIECRQQRLLEKKQLEGKKKNAISENFIKRKFQESVLHGRKTGEKQIGFLDQVKGNYHKLVGNPSSLQKNDKTISTYQSDWRKMVTDLLGESKYNPLEKKKPVIKKIFRKFYFFNIYYHVHIDVPNYLYNLSDGNVCPLDPREGVESIGEYLCSSFHKDISFYADVSNKLFAFIKVDSQKATHRFIDKVLSAPIHHSENVYLFLETYYDKKVVKIKFKKGTSFFSFLTLLVLALVATLACALALFWRKFCHCAKGGNQAG, encoded by the coding sequence ATGAAGCGCTTCTTCACGGCACTTTCCCtgctgctcattttgttGGTGAAAGGAAGCAGATGCAGCCAAGGTTCTTTCCAAGATGGTGAATACCCAATTTTCATTAGCAACATACTGATAAACCACGTCTCTTTTAAGTTTCATAGAGATCTATATCATTACGAATTAGAAGCGAGTGAACACCTGACCGAAATTACCCTAAGTCCACTTCTAAACATTTGggaaaattacatatatgaaaAGGCCTCCCCAGAAGACGAActcttttttaatgaaaacaCATTGGAGTACTTAGACAATGAGCAAAGTATCTCCGTGGAAGAGCTGTacctaaaaaaatatcacatTTATGTTAACAAGAAGAAGGTGCATTTGACTGATTTACCTTACAGGATCCACTTCTCAGAAGCGGGTGAAAAGGAACTAGCCATTTGGTATGAAAGCCACAAGAcgtataaaattaaaataaaaaataataacgaGCATTCCAATTTCTACCTAAACGATGTTACCCTGAGTAGCCACCCATCCTTTGCAAGTTTATCACTTGACAGAGAATTCAAAagttacatttatttttacaataccAATGTTGCTCACAATGTTGAGGGGCTAAACATTCAGGCGAGCTGCCGTAACAGCCAAATGTACATAAacaataatttaattaaaaaagggacttttttttttcccttgaaTCAGAACGGTTATAGCAACGTTTTGGTGATCGAGTGTAGGCAGCAACGGTTactcgaaaaaaaacaactcgaaggaaaaaaaaaaaatgccatttcGGAAAATTTCATCAAAAGGAAGTTTCAAGAAAGCGTACTGCATGGCAGAAAAAcgggagaaaaacaaattggcTTCTTAGACCAAGTGAAGGGGAACTACCACAAGCTGGTTGGAAATCCAAGTTCGCTCCAGAAAAACGATAAAACTATATCTACGTATCAATCCGACTGGCGCAAAATGGTAACGGACCTTTTGGGTGAGTCAAAATATAACCcccttgaaaaaaaaaaacctgtaattaaaaaaattttcagaaaattctacttttttaatatctaCTATCATGTCCATATTGATGTGCCAAATTATTTGTACAACCTCTCTGATGGAAATGTGTGCCCTTTGGATCCAAGAGAGGGCGTGGAGTCCATTGGGGAATACCTCTGCAGTAGCTTTCACAAAGACATCTCCTTCTACGCAGATGTTAGTAACAAATTATTTGCCTTCATAAAGGTAGACAGCCAAAAAGCAACACACAGATTTATTGACAAAGTGTTAAGTGCGCCTATACACCACTCAGAAAATGTGTATCTCTTTCTAGAAACGTATTACGATAAGAaggttgtaaaaattaagtttaaaaaggggacctccttcttttcctttttaacgcTGCTGGTTCTAGCTCTGGTGGCTACTCTCGCATGTGCTTTGGCTCTCTTTTGGCGCAAATTTTGTCACTGTGCAAAGGGAGGGAATCAAGCAGGCTGA
- a CDS encoding merozoite surface protein 8, putative (encoded by transcript PVX_097625A) has translation MRKNAQIVIFCLFGLLSYRCGAEGNVSPPNFNDNRVNGNNGNKGNGNDNDVPSFIGGNNNNVNGNNDDNIFNKNGKDVTRNDGDAKDGENRNNKKNENGSGSNENNSIANADNGSGKSDANANQIDEDGNKMDEASLKKILKIVDEMENIQGLLDGDYSILDKYSVKLVDEDDGETNKRKIIGEYDLKMLKNILLFREKISRVCENKYNKNLPVLLKKCSNVDDPKLSKSREKIKKGLAKNNMSIEDFVVGLLEDLFEKINEHFIKDDSFDLSDYLADFELINYIIMHETSELIDELLNIIESMNFRLESGSLEKMVKSAESGMNLNCKMKEDIIHLLKKSSAKFFKIEIDRKTKMIYPVQATHKGANMKQLALSFLQKNNVCEHKKCPLNSNCYVINGEEVCRCLPGFSDVKIDNVMNCVRDDTLDCSNNNGGCDVNATCTLIDKKIVCECKDNFEGDGIYCSYSIFNSINNFIFLILLLLCLYLF, from the coding sequence ATGAGGAAAAACGCGCAAATAGTAATTTTCTGCCTGTTCGGATTGCTGAGTTATAGATGCGGAGCTGAAGGAAACGTTAGCCCACCCAACTTTAATGACAACAGGGTAAACGGCAACAATGGAAATAAAGGCAACGGAAATGACAACGACGTGCCGTCGTTCATTGGAGGAAACAATAATAACGTGAACGGCAATAATGatgataacatttttaataaaaatggaaaggatgTCACCCGAAATGATGGCGATGCAAAGGATGGAGAAAATCGAAATAacaagaaaaacgaaaatggcAGTGGCTCCAATGAGAATAACTCCATTGCAAATGCGGACAATGGTAGCGGCAAATCTGATGCGAATGCCAACCAAATTGATGAGgatggaaataaaatggaTGAAGCATCTTTAAAGAAAATCCTCAAAATTGTAgacgaaatggaaaatattcAAGGACTGCTCGATGGAGATTACAGCATTTTGGATAAGTACAGTGTCAAATTAGTTGATGAAGATGATGGAGAAAcgaataaaagaaaaatcattGGAGAATATGAtttgaaaatgttaaaaaatattttattgttcagagaaaaaatttcccgagtttgtgaaaataaatacaataaaaatttacccgtcttgttaaaaaaatgctcaaatGTGGATGACCCCAAATTGAGTAAATccagggaaaaaattaaaaaaggattagcaaaaaataatatgagcATTGAAGATTTTGTGGTAGGTTTGTTGGAAGATTTATTTGAGAAAATTAAtgaacattttattaaagaCGATTCATTTGATTTGAGTGACTATTTAGCCGATTTCGAGCTCatcaattatataattatgcacGAAACGTCCGAATTGATCGATGAGCTTTTGAACATAATAGAGTCCATGAATTTCAGATTGGAATCCGGATCTTTGGAGAAAATGGTTAAATCTGCAGAATCAGGAATGAActtaaattgcaaaatgaaggaagaCATAATTCACTTACTTAAGAAATCCTCcgccaaattttttaaaatcgaAATTGACAGAAAGACCAAGATGATATACCCAGTGCAGGCTACACACAAAGGTGCCAACATGAAACAACTCGCCCTGAGCTTCCTCCAGAAGAACAATGTATGTGAACATAAAAAGTGCCCATTGAACTCCAACTGCTATGTTATAAATGGAGAGGAGGTCTGCAGATGTCTACCCGGATTTAGCGACGTCAAAATTGATAACGTGATGAACTGCGTTAGGGATGATACCCTTGACTGTAGCAACAACAACGGTGGCTGTGATGTGAACGCAACGTGTACCCTTatagacaaaaaaattgtgtgtGAATGCAAGGACAACTTTGAGGGAGACGGAATATACTGCTCCTACAGCATTTTCAACTCCATCAacaatttcattttcctGATCTTGTTGCTTTTGTGCCTGTACCTGTTCTAG
- a CDS encoding hypothetical protein, conserved (encoded by transcript PVX_097620A) gives MGNSCKKVIQARRNRTPPDQFNHRFDFGSDNKSSWNNMNYYNDLYLRNFNREREPLKEKDNTLALNDESNFNTNSSLVYIDELYDILENEKKVKIKKVDNSDVEEFLIIEKHIKLKRKKKKNNPFKKKKEKNAKKEMSPSSLRHINGDSNGKRFDVPSFPGDNSLKKKKNKMKDRASSKITEMETWCSSSNDNRYDIFEEDRKHMLKQRQVNMRDDPKMAPQKGGKHTRDSRIGDKTAQGKLSSGDNKDASDPGNGHNRGSDFSLTFETSEEQDSQKGKKANQKVDKKTAQKAAPKATQKANKKTDKAAKKFGEPFPD, from the coding sequence ATGGGGAACAGCTGCAAGAAAGTCATACAAGCCAGACGAAACAGAACCCCGCCTGACCAATTCAACCACCGCTTCGATTTCGGAAGCGATAATAAGTCAAGTTGGAATAATATGAACTATTACAATGACTTATATTTACGAAATTTTAACCGAGAGAGAGAACccttaaaagaaaaggacaaCACATTAGCACTTAACGATGAAAGCAATTTCAATACCAACAGTTCGTTGGTCTATATCGATGAACTTTAtgacattttggaaaacgaaaaaaaagtgaagataaaaaaagttgacAACTCCGATGTGGAGGAATTCCTCATTATAGAAAAGcacattaaattaaaaaggaaaaagaagaaaaataatcctttcaaaaagaaaaaggaaaaaaatgcgaaaaaagaaatgagcCCATCCTCATTAAGACACATAAATGGTGACAGTAATGGGAAGCGTTTTGATGTGCCATCCTTCCCGGGAGATAACTCtctgaagaaaaagaaaaataaaatgaaagatCGAGCATCCTCGAAAATTACTGAAATGGAAACGTGGTGCAGTTCTTCAAATGATAATAGGTACGATATATTCGAGGAGGATAGAAAGCACATGCTGAAGCAACGCCAAGTGAACATGAGGGATGATCCGAAGATGGCTCCCCAAAAGGGTGGCAAACACACCAGGGATAGTCGTATCGGTGATAAGACTGCTCAGGGTAAGCTCAGCAGTGGCGATAACAAGGACGCCAGCGATCCGGGAAACGGTCACAACCGCGGCAGCGATTTTAGTTTAACGTTTGAAACAAGTGAGGAGCAGGactcgcaaaaggggaaaaaagctaACCAAAAGGTTGACAAAAAAACTGCCCAAAAAGCTGCCCCCAAAGCTACCCAAAAGGCTAACAAAAAAACTGACAAGGCTGCCAAAAAATTTGGTGAACCATTCCCAGATTGA